The Pristiophorus japonicus isolate sPriJap1 chromosome 8, sPriJap1.hap1, whole genome shotgun sequence genomic sequence CATGCACATCTTTTTCCTTTTAGTGTAACTCGACCTGGAAGGTCAAGAGAATTAAATGAGGTTAAGAATCCCATAAGGAAGGTGCTgcatttttaatttaaaatatGCATGTGTTAGATGTGAAGGAGGATAGGGGAGGGGAAATTCTAGACAGGCTGATGACTTTCCATGAATGCTTGCCTCACCGAGGAAAAAAACCTCATTAAATAGAAAATGATGGCAGTGGAAGAGTTTGGGTCTTGTACAGAACAGTGTAACCTTCTTCCTGCCACGTGATTCTCCCTCCAATCATCTAAATGGAAGGGAGTACAGAGGGATCACATGTCAAAACTTTTTAAGGGATTAAACATTTCATTTCTAAGTGTtttgggtgggggcggggaagagaggagagaatgGTTAAGTTTTTTTTGCCTTAATAATGTTGAACAAATCCTCATTGAGCTGAATTAGAAGCCCTTGAAAAAACAGGACAGATTCTAATAAAGTTCTGTCAGCTTGGGTCGCCACTATGAATTTTAGGAGCAATAAGCTTGTCAGACACCTAATCAAAGAGCCCAAAGCAGCACCAAGTAAAAGCTCGATTTCAACTCGATAGGGAAATAATTGAAGAAGTGCGTTTCGATGGGATTGTTTTTTTatatatagtttttttttaaaaactgctctTTCCCAATGCAGGTTTCTCACTCAAATAATGGGATCTACCCGGCGGTACTTTTGAATGCACCTCAGCCTAATTAAGAGTCGGTCAGGATCGGCACCATTTTTGGGGGGGGCGAGGAGGCTGCTTCTAATCAGCACCGGGTTCGTGGGAGCGAAGCAGCTAGCTCGACCCTGCGGCTTCAGATCTCCCAGATAAGCGAGCTGGATGTGAATCGGCACAATTAAAAGCTTTAATTAGTACCAGCTTctgcccccaacccccctccctttaaaaaaaaattttccccCAAAAAATCTAATGAGATATTGGAGCGGCTGGTCAGCAGAAGAGACTGGCGTGTCCAAAATGAATAGAGCCGCCAGCTACGAGCCAACAAACAAAACATTTAATTAAGAAAATTGGCTTTTGAGAGTGGGATTATTACCAGCTCGGGTGgcgcttgccccctctctctctctgctttaaTTCCCAGGCACGGAAATTAAATGaaagcgctctctccctctctctctcattctggacGTGATAGGTGAACCTAATAGTTCGTTACTTAATATCACTTTGAAGTCTCCCACTCGAGCACAATGACAGCAGACGAGCACAAGAACTATTAGCGAGCAGCGAGAGAAAAAAAAACCTTAGTATTTCAAAAATTAATTAAATCGCATGCAATTTATGTGGGTGTTTATCTTGATTTGTCATAACAGAATTAATTCAAGGTCTTTAATTCACTCGGGGGCATATCTGTTACTCTGAATTAACAAAGCGCAATTTTAGCTGTTTTCAACCCCCCATCCCATGTCTTTATTTTACTCAGCTTTTTtgtcctctttctctctcacctccctcccctTTTCTCTGCCCTTTTTTGCAATTATGCAAAAGCACCACTTTATGTATCAATATATTCCGCTGCTATTAAAACGCTTGAAGAGTTCCATCTCATTTGGGGCCCCGATTGATGATGTGATTGATCGAGTTGCCGAATTGTTGAAATATTAACGACCTCTTCGACTCGGAGTCCTGAAGAAAATTGAAAACAATTTTCTGTCGTCACAGTCTTGAGGGGAAAAAAATTAAACCCCCTCTGCTTTAATTAGTCGGCGCTGGGTGTAGCTCTTCCCCCTGCCAAGAGTTTTAAACAGAAGTGGGATCATTAAAGTCCCAAGTCAGACTGATAGAGACTTAATTGAGCACCTCAGGTCCTTGAAGCACCATCAAAGAGCAGTAAATGAACTTGAGGAATCCCCTGTTTCGGGCTATTTGAGTCACGCAGCGCCCAAAGTGAAAAGTTTAGGATAGTGTTACACATTTGGCCATGAACAGTCTTCCCAAGCTAACCCGCTTCCCATCTGTCGAGATCTACAGCGTTCCTCCTAATTACCTCAAAACAGCAGCATTCCTCCCAAATCCAGAGGGCAATTTTGGACCGAAAGTGGTCTCTGGGTTTTGGAGGAAATAATGAATGCATGTGATACATCTGGTTATTTTAAAAACCCACATGAAAACCTTGATTAGTTATCTGGAGCTAACTCCAGATAATCTCTCCCTCGGATCAGTTCTCTTTAAAATGGTTCCATTTTAAATGCTTGGGCTTTTTAATGGAATTCCATGTAATCTCTTGTAAAATCATATTCAAGGACGGTCTCTTTTtatcccactctttctctctctctctctccatatcaaaATCGCATTGTTGTCTCCAACGTTTGTCTTCATGAGAGGTTGGAGAATATTGGGTGCTTTTTAAATGTATTCAGCCCCCGACACCAGTTCCACCGTGCCTCTTGTGTATATAAAGATTGTGTATATAAAGATTGTGCAGATAACACGGAAAGAAAACAACTAGCCCCACCGTTTTTTTTTAATGGATACCATGGCATGCAACTGTTAActttaccccccgcccccccccccccccaattcattCCCATGGGCTGATTCCAATAAATTAGAGGTTTGCTGGGTCACTGTACAAAATGTACCTGATGACCTTACTGTTTATTCCTGGTTTTCTCAGTAACCATTCTCTCCTCACATGCCTTAAAAATCGCCTTTATTTGTTGTTGGCGACAACACATAAAATCCTGCATTTTGAGGAGTTAATAGTTGTTAACTGGGTGAGGTTTCTTTGAAGCCTCAGCGTACATAAGCTATTATCATTCAGCAACTAACGTCAATGTGTCGTGTATCTAAACTAATTAGTTTTGAAATGGAGTTTTGATTGAACTCTCGCAATCGATGCCGGTGCAAAATTTGTTTCTCGGGCTCCCTATTAAAAGCTATCTTAAGCGGGCAGCTTTACTGCACAGTGTGTCGCCTGTCGATACCTGCAATAACAACTTGGAGGCTATTTTCAATAAAGTGGCGACAGCGAATTAGTACATTCGACATGACAAGGCGCCTTTTGCAAGCTCCGAATCTGGGAGCACACCAATTATGTGCAGAAGAATGAATGGCGCATTCAAACCAGATACATCTGGCGAAAGGAGGGAAGGAGGACGTGTAATTGGAGAATTATTATTTGAGTTTATTTATTTTGCTGCTCTAACCTCTCCCTTGGCTCGCCCACCAGATGCTTTTGGTCTCGTTTCATTACATCTCCAACCCAGCTAGAATGTTGCACGGAGCAATGGCGATGACAAAAGGCAGCAGATTCCAGTAAATTACTTTGCTGGTCAAATCGAGATTTCATTCAGGTTGCCACGAACGTCGACGAGACCCAGATGAAGTCATCTGAAATTGGCGGGACTTCTACCGTCCGCAGATAACGTTGGGTTATGTCATTGTTGAGCGGAAGAGTCTGGGATGGAAAGAGGGAGAGATGGGCGCAGAGAAACCTAGACTATTGACATTATGCCCGAGCAAGTTAACCCTGCTTCATTATCTATCCGTTTATAATGGGCTACTGTTGGCGTTTGGGGGACGGGAGATAATTCAGGAGGAAACGGTTCTCTCCTAGACTGGGAAGGGAAAATAAATAGTTTGAGCTGGGTTGATGCCCCATGGAAACACTCAGAGCAAACCAGACCTATCGGATATCTCCCATAACAACTGTTATAGGGATGTTAATTTTGAGATTGACTGACTAATGAGATTGATCGACTGTACTTGGGGTCGAGGGCAAATATTTCCTATGTGTCTCCATGCTGCCCCAGGCAGGCAGTTGGATTATACCCTGTATCCTTTTTATGGGACTCTTTCCAGAGTTCAATCTCTCAGAGCAGTGTTTCTACACATTCCTCTCAATTTTAGGGGTGGCCTTCATATATTTTTTTACTAACACCGCACCTTCTCCAAGAGACTTCACTGCTCCCTACTTACAACCCTCCTCAACTATTCTATGTTCCAATGTAGTTGGCTTGAAGGGACGGTGCCACTTTGTGTTAGCAGCTCGAATGTGAGCAACCAGATTTTTAAAAAACGGTGAAAGGAGCTTTATTTGGGCTGGGGAAGGATGGTTAAACAAATAATAATTGTAGTGTTTTTATAAAGTGTGCAATTCTATATCTAAAGTCATTTGCACACAAATGATAATTTATGCAAAGTATTGGGACCCATGTATTTTCCCAGAGAAGCTCTACTCGTAAATCGCTAACTTTTGTCATTTTTCCAGCAACCACTGGGTAAGAAGTGTAAAGTGTAACTGGTAATACTTTTGTCTTTTTTAGATTGTTTGGGAACAGTGGGGCATGCAGTGCATGTGGACAATCTATCCCAGCCAGTGAGTTGGTCATGAGAGCACAAGGCAATGTCTATCATCTCAAGGTAACAGCTTCCATCAGTCACTTGCAGCAATTTCTTAACCATAATTATCAGGGCAACTCTCTTATCCCTATGCCAGTGTACAACACCACCACTGTAATCTTTGCTGATAGAAAATTACCCCCCCCCCTTAATATGCATTGAGCTGTTCTACAGTATGTTGGTAGTTAGAAGCGCCTTCACTGAGTTAATGGATGCAATGTGAGGGTGTGATTCATATCATTATTTACAACACAAAAACAGGACATTTGGCCCTACTGGTctataccagtgtttatgctccacacaagcctcctcgcaTGCTACGTCAtcttcagcataaccttctattcctttctcttgtACTTGTCCAGCTTcccttcccagtgcagtactgaggaagtactgcactgttggaggtgctgtctttcagatgagacgttaaaccgaggtcccgtcttctCTCttgggaggacgtaaaagatcccatggcactatttcgaagaggagcaggggagttattcccagtgttctgaccaatattatatctcaatcaacgtaacaaaaacaggttatcttgtCATTCCTcatattgctgttagtgggagcttgctgtttgcaaattggctgccgcgtttcccacattacaacagtgacaacacttcaaaaatacttcattggctgtaaagcactttgagacgtgaaaggtgctatataaatgcaagtcttttttctttaaatgcatctatgctgtttgccttaactactccttgtggtagcaagttccatattctaaccattctctgggtaaagttgtttctcctgaattccttattgaatttattagtgactgtcttatgtttatggccctagttttggaccagccccccacccccccaaccccctaagtggaaacatcttctcaatgtctaccctatcaaaccccatcaacattttaaagacctccctcagccttctcttttctagaaaaaaGAACCCAGCCTCAGATTCGGGTTCAGTGCTTAAGATGGACAAGATTACTTTAACGCTAGTGAATGATATCTGAAAATGACacatttctcccccctccccacagtgctTTACCTGCGCCACTTGCCGGAATCGTCTTGTCCCTGGAGACAGGTTTCATTATATCAACGGCAGTTTATTCTGTGAACATGACAGACCCACATCCCTTATCAATGGACACTTGAATCCACTTCAGAGCAATCCTCTACTATCCGACCAGAAGGTAAGCCTGGGTCCTTTCcagcctctttcctcccccccccccctttctactCTCTACTCAAGGGGGCTCCTCTGTCACTGTGCTTTGAATTTTCTTTACAGGCGTTATGTAGATTATGTATCTCCGAAATGCAGTCAAAACATATTTCATTGATGAATGTTAAAGATTAATATAGCCATACATAACATGTCAAACCCAGCGCTAAATAAAATGCAGCCTGCTACTTTGGTTGTTGACAACAGCCAGGTTGTAGAAGTGGCACAAGTGGGGAGCATCCAAGCTGTTTTGTGTTGTGCTGTCTGATTTGACTTTTCTGTAATATTGCCATGATGTTCTGGGATAATTCAGCAAGGTCATCCAATGTGTACCAGCCTGTCTTCTCTTGGGTTTTTATTTGCTGTAGCTAGGCCTTTGATTGAAAGGCCTGGATCTGGGTTGGCACTGGGCACTGTATGTGTTCTCCTCCCCCAGACTATTAAATAGAAACAGTGTTATTGGGAAAGCTAAGAAACCCAAATATTTTCACCTTGCTTGTGGGTGGATCTAATTTGTGTTTGAACTTGACACAGTAAATGTTTGATGTAAGTACTTTCAAGCATTTAACACTTCATTGCTCCCTACTTCGTTAAAAAAAAAACTCCCAACTATTTTATGTTCTAAAAGCCCCCATCGACAGTGAGAAGGAAGACAGTTTAACCAGAAATGGGAACTGTTGGAAGAGATTGAtagtctctggaattccctcactaaacctctccgcctctctacctctttttcctcatttaagacgccccttaaaaccttgctctttgaacaagcttttggtcatctgccataattatttcttatgtggctcggtgtcaaatttatttgttttgtcttaaaatacttttgtgaagtgccttgggacattttaatatgttaaaggcgctctatataaatacttgttgttgtcGTGGTGCAAGGTGTGGGGGGTACATGGGGAGTAGTGATACTTACCTAGTGGACTCTATCTCCTATATTATGACTCCAACACTAGGCTCCAGTTGGAAGAGCACATTACAGACTCAACAAAACTTCGAAGTGCTGCTTCATGTTGTTCCTTTATGGACTTACATTTCTTCAGGATCTGAATATCTCACTAGACGGACTAAAAGCAAGTGTTCTTTATTAAATATTGCAAATGTTTCCTTCATTCCACAATAGCTGTTTTCCATTATGGAAGGGAATATCCTTTTCATGGGGGTTAGCAGTCTTGATTTGAAGCTAGAGAAGTGTACTTTATGTAACAGCAATCCTTCCCCTTGTTTTAGGCTCTGCAACTGGCCCATCACCCAGTCTCCCATGCACAGTCTGTATACTGACCCTTCACCGTGTCTCCCGAATACCGTCTGGATACTGACCTTTCACCCAGTCTCCTTTTTAAACTGTCTTCGGCACTGCCCCATGACCTAGCCCCTAATTTAGTCTTTTGCTCTCTCGTTCCAGTCTATATATATAATAAGGGGGTTAATCAGAAAGACTGTACAATAAATCAAGGCTTTTATGGCTTCATTTTCAAATTGGCTCAGATTCTGTATTAAGCCAAACAAAATCTCCCTTTGGACAAGATgtaggcccagaaatcccagtcggccGCTTCCCGCGGGTGAAtgggtaaaaaactttaaaaagatgtgcacttacctgaagctgctgcgcccacgtgagttcctggtcctgaggcctccactgactgcgcgtgcacatcaggacgtgtgcagggctggagctgcagtcacatggctctgggcagccaatcaaagtaaagtatgttctcattcataataatgggaactgtaagttggaattcccatttattatgaatgagaaccccccgcccccaaacacccaaaacactaataaaaaaatacaccacatatttttattaaattaaattaattatttatgtatttaaaaaaatatattctgaTTTAAgaatttttaaaattatggtttaaaataaacttactgtagtg encodes the following:
- the LOC139268427 gene encoding LIM domain transcription factor LMO4.2, producing MVNNGNSQTPTAGVNRAGLAWKTCAGCGGKIADRFLLYAMDSYWHSRCLKCSCCQAQLGEIGTSCYTKSGMILCRNDYIRLFGNSGACSACGQSIPASELVMRAQGNVYHLKCFTCATCRNRLVPGDRFHYINGSLFCEHDRPTSLINGHLNPLQSNPLLSDQKVC